A single window of Nicotiana sylvestris chromosome 5, ASM39365v2, whole genome shotgun sequence DNA harbors:
- the LOC104220543 gene encoding inositol diphosphatase DSP1-like, whose product MRLENGDDRSTCHRIENSDGGAGVSPEYFSPAIDAAEGLLVPPLNFSMVDYGVFRSGFPDTANFSFLQTLGLRSIIYLCPEPYPEANVEFLNANGIRLFQFAIEGSKEPPLVNIPEETIREALRVVLDEKNRPLLIHCKRGKHRTGCLVGCLRKLQKWCLTSIFDEYQRYAAEKARVSDLRFMELFDISGFKQPPTFCSHIKN is encoded by the exons ATGCGATTGGAAAACGGCGACGATCGGTCCACGTGTCACCGTATTGAAAACTCCGACGGCGGCGCCGGCGTTTCGCCGGAGTATTTTTCTCCGGCAATCGACGCCGCTGAAGGACTACTCGTTCCGCCTCTCAATTTCTCTATGGTTGATTACGGTGTTTTTCGGTCTGGTTTCCCTGATACTGCTAACTTCTCCTTTTTGCAAACCCTAGGCCTTCGCTCTATCAT ATATTTGTGTCCTGAGCCATATCCTGAAGCGAATGTAGAGTTTTTAAATGCGAACGGAATACGGCTTTTTCAATTTGCCATTGAAGGATCCAAG GAGCCACCATTGGTCAACATCCCAGAGGAAACAATAAGAGAAGCTTTGAGGGTTGTCCTTG ATGAAAAGAACCGCCCTCTGTTAATTCACTGCAAAAGAGGAAAG CACCGAACCGGTTGTCTTGTGGGGTGCCTCAGAAAATTACAGAAGTGGTGCCTTACTTCAATTTTTGATGAGTACCAAAGATATGCTGCTGAGAAAGCTAGAGTATCAGATCTGAGGTTCATGGAGTTGTTTGACATATCTGGCTTCAAGCAGCCACCGACATTCTGTTCACATATCAAGAATTAA
- the LOC104220547 gene encoding TPD1 protein homolog 1-like gives MRSINGERSLLVLVFLLVSFSVIQVNHALEPAGESSTNQERHVGEYRIGTASCSKDNITVNQGPSGTLPNGIPTYTVIVSNACVFESCSSISNIHLSCGWFSSARLINPAIFRRLGYNDCLVNDGRPLTSGQTITFQYANTFSYPLEVSSVTCN, from the exons ATGAGGAGCATTAATGGTGAACGCAGCCTTCTCGTTCTGGTTTTCTTGCTTGTTTCATTCTCTG TGATTCAAGTTAACCATGCATTGGAACCAGCTGGGGAAAGTAGTACTAATCAAGAAAGACATGTTGGTGAGTACAGAATAGGGACAGCATCATGTTCAAAAGACAACATTACAGTAAACCAAGGTCCCTCAGGGACACTTCCAAATGGCATTCCAACATACACAGTCATCGTCTCGAACGCCTGCGTCTTTGAAAGCTGTAGCAGCATCTCCAACATTCATCTGAGCTGTGGCTGGTTCAGTTCAGCAAGACTCATAAATCCTGCAATTTTCAGAAGACTTGGTTATAATGACTGTCTTGTCAATGACGGAAGACCTTTAACATCTGGACAAACAATTACTTTTCAATATGCCAATACCTTCAGTTATCCTCTTGAAGTTTCTTCCGTTACCTGCAACTAA
- the LOC104220544 gene encoding UTP--glucose-1-phosphate uridylyltransferase has protein sequence MATATLSPVDTDKLSNLKSAVASLNQISENEKSGFINLVGRYLSGEAQHVEWSKIQTPTDEIVVPYDNLAPLSEDPAETKKLLDKLVVLKLNGGLGTTMGCTGPKSVIEVRNGLTFLDLIVKQIEALNAKYGCTVPLLLMNSFNTHDDTLKIVEKYANSNIEIHTFNQSQYPRLVTEDFSPLPCKGNSGKDGWYPPGHGDVFPALVNSGKLDALLAKGKEYVFVANSDNLGAIVDLKILNHLIQNKNEYCMEVTPKTLADVKGGTLISYEGKVQLLEIAQVPDEHVNEFKSIEKFKIFNTNNLWVNLNAIKRLVEADALKMEIIPNPKEVDVVKVLQLETAAGAAIKFFDRAIGVNVPRSRFLPVKATSDLLLVQSDLYTLTDEGYVIRNPARSNPSNPTIELGPEFKKVANFLGRFKSIPSIIELDSLKVTGDVWFGSGVTLKGKVTVAAKSGVKLEIPDGAVIANKDINGPEDI, from the exons ATGGCTACTGCTACTCTCTCTCCCGTTGATACCGATAAGCTCTCCAACCTCAAATCTGCTGTCGCCAGCCTTAACCAAATCAG TGAAAATGAGAAATCTGGATTTATTAACCTTGTCGGTCGCTATCTAAG TGGAGAAGCGCAGCACGTTGAATGGAGTAAGATCCAGACGCCAACTGACGAGATAGTGGTGCCTTATGACAATTTAGCACCTCTTTCTGAAG ATCCTGCGGAGACCAAGAAGCTTTTGGACAAACTTGTTGTCCTGAAGCTCAATGGAGGCTTGGGCACAACCATGGGATGCACAGGCCCTAA ATCAGTTATTGAAGTTCGTAATGGTTTGACATTCCTCGACTTGATTGTCAAGCAAATTGAG GCCCTCAATGCCAAGTATGGATGCACTGTTCCCCTTCTTTTGATGAATTCGTTCAACACCCATGATGATACACTGAAG ATTGTAGAAAAATATGCAAACTCAAACATTGAGATTCATACGTTCAATCAG AGCCAGTACCCTCGCTTGGTTACCGAAGATTTCTCCCCACTTCCATGCAAAGGCAATTCTGGAAAAGATGGATG GTACCCTCCAGGTCATGGTGATGTTTTCCCTGCTTTGGTGAATAGTGGAAAGCTTGATGCACTACTAGCAAAG GGCAAGGAATATGTCTTTGTTGCGAACTCAGATAACTTGGGTGCCATTGTTGATTTGA AAATCCTAAATCATTTGATCCAAAACAAGAACGAGTATTGCATGGAG GTTACACCAAAAACTTTAGCTGATGTCAAAGGTGGCACCCTAATCTCATATGAAGGAAAAGTACAG cttttggaaaTAGCACAAGTGCCTGATGAACAT GTCAACGAATTCAAGTCAAttgaaaaatttaaaattttcaacaCCAACAACTT GTGGGTGAACCTGAATGCTATTAAAAGACTTGTAGAAGCAGATGCACTCAAGATGGAGATTATTCCCAACCCTAAG GAAGTGGACGTTGTCAAGGTTCTTCAACTTGAAACTGCTGCTGGTGCTGCAATTAAG TTCTTTGACCGGGCTATTGGTGTTAATGTTCCTCGATCTCGTTTCCTTCCGGTGAAAGCAACTTCAGATCTGCTGCTTGTCCAG TCTGATCTTTACACCTTGACTGATGAAGGCTATGTCATCCGGAACCCGGCCAGGTCTAATCCATCAAACCCAACTATCGAGTTGGGACCTGAATTCAAGAAG GTGGCCAACTTCTTAGGTCGTTTCAAGTCTATTCCCAGCATCATTGAGCTAGATAGCTTAAAGGTGACAGGTGATGTATGGTTTGGATCTGGAGTTACTCTGAAG GGGAAAGTAACTGTTGCTGCCAAATCCGGAGTGAAGCTAGAAATTCCAGATGGTGCTGTGATTGcaaacaag GATATCAATGGACCTGAAGATATATAG